In Roseicyclus marinus, the genomic window CCGCCACCGCGCCGACCGAAAACTGCCATTCGAACCGCAGCCAGATATAGACCAGGATCGCGCCCAGCGAGGCCAGAACCGCCAGGATCGCGGTCTGGATCAGCTCGCCCGACACCTTGGGCCCCACCGATTCCACGCTGGGAAATGTCATCGCCGGATAGACGCTCCGCAGCGCGTCTTGCACCGCCGCGATGGTCGCGGGCGTCACGCTTTCCTCGCCATCCTGCGCCTGGATGCGGATCATGGCCACGTTTTCATCCGGGCCGAATGTCGGGTCGAACACCTCCGTGATCGACACATCGCCGAGCTCCAGCGCCTCCAGCGCCGCGCGATAGGCCCCCACATCCACGGGCTCGCTGCTTTCCGTGCGGATCGTCGTGCCGCCCAGGAAATCGATGCCGAAATTCAGCCCCATCGCGAACCAGATGCCCAAGGACAGCACCATCGCCACGACCGATGCGCCAAATGTCAGCCGCGCATGTTTGAAGAAATCGATATTCGTCTGTTCGGGGACAAGGCGCAGGCGCATGGGATCAGACCTCGATTGTCTTGGGGCGGGCCCGGTCGAACCAGGTCACGATGATCAGACGGGTGACATAGATCGCGGTGAAGACCGAGGTGATGATCCCGATCCCCAGCGTGACCGAGAAGCCCCGCACAGGGCCCGAACCCAGAACGAACAGGATCACGGCGATCAAAAAGGTCGTCAGGTTCGCATCGACGATGGCCGACAGCGCGCGGCTATAGCCCAGCTCGATGGCGCGCGCCGGGCCCTTGGCCGTCTTCAATTCCTCGCGGATGCGCTCGAAGACCAGCACATTGGCATCCACCGCCATGCCGATGGTCAGAACGATCCCCGCGATGCCGGGCAGGGTCAGCGTGGCCCCGATCAGGCTCAAGACGCCAAAGATCAGCCCCACGTTCAACACCAGCGCAACCGAGGCAAAGACCCCGAACAAGCCGTAGCTCAACACCATGAAGACCAGCACGGCCGCAAAGGCGACCAGCGCCGCGATCTCGCCCGCCTGGATACTGTCCGCACCCAGTTCCGGGCCGATGGTCCGTTCCTCCAGGAACACCATTTCCGCAGGCAGCGCGCCCGCGCGCAGCAACACGGCCAGCTCGGTCGATTCCGCCACCGTGAAATTGCCCGTGATCTGGCCCGAGCCGCCCGTGATCGCCGACCGGATCACCGGGGCGGACACGACCTCGTTGTCCAGCACGATGGCAAAGGGCGCGCCGATATTGGCCGCCGTGTAATCGCCGAAATCCCGCGCGCCCGACGGGTTGAACCGGAAGGTGACGGCCGGTTGCCCGGTTTGTTGGTCAAAGGCCGGCTGGCTGTCGACCAGATCATCCCCCGTCACCACGGGCGTCTGTTCCAGCACGTAGAACGCGCCCGGCTCGTCCATCGACGGCAACAGGATCTCGCGCGCATCGACACGCGCCTCGGGATCGGTGGTGCGGCGGACGACCGGGTGGAATGTCAGCCGCGCCGTGGTCCCGATCAGATCCTTCAATTCCTGCGCCGATCCGATGCCCGGCACCTGGATCAGGATCCGGTCCGCGCCCTGCCGCTGGATCGTGGGTTCGCGCGTGCCCGCCTCGTCGACGCGGCGGCGCACGATCTCGACCGATTGCTGCATGGTCCGGTCATCCGTCGCCTGCCGCTCGGCCTCCGACAGGGTGACGATCACCGTATCCGTCTCGCCCCGCACCTCGAGCGTGGGGGCCGCGATCCCGGTCAGGCCCACGACGGGCGTGGCCAAT contains:
- the secF gene encoding protein translocase subunit SecF, which gives rise to MRLRLVPEQTNIDFFKHARLTFGASVVAMVLSLGIWFAMGLNFGIDFLGGTTIRTESSEPVDVGAYRAALEALELGDVSITEVFDPTFGPDENVAMIRIQAQDGEESVTPATIAAVQDALRSVYPAMTFPSVESVGPKVSGELIQTAILAVLASLGAILVYIWLRFEWQFSVGAVAALIHDIVLTIGVFSLLQIRFDLATIAALLTIVGYSINDTVVIFDRLRENLIKYKTRALQDVMNLSANETLSRTLMTSGTTLLALLALMVLGGDVIRGFVFAIFWGVIVGTYSSIFVAKNIVLMIGVKRDWSKPDQKSGTQFSNIDA
- the secD gene encoding protein translocase subunit SecD, encoding MLQIPLWNRLMIVVVVLAGLSLAMPNLFYDRVERHNDAVAAIEATGASTEALEADRALWPDFLPSTLVNLGLDLRGGAHLLAEVQVADVYEARMDGLWPDVRDALRDVRDQVGTIRRQDAPAGELHVRISEPAGIAAAVAAVRELATPVVGLTGIAAPTLEVRGETDTVIVTLSEAERQATDDRTMQQSVEIVRRRVDEAGTREPTIQRQGADRILIQVPGIGSAQELKDLIGTTARLTFHPVVRRTTDPEARVDAREILLPSMDEPGAFYVLEQTPVVTGDDLVDSQPAFDQQTGQPAVTFRFNPSGARDFGDYTAANIGAPFAIVLDNEVVSAPVIRSAITGGSGQITGNFTVAESTELAVLLRAGALPAEMVFLEERTIGPELGADSIQAGEIAALVAFAAVLVFMVLSYGLFGVFASVALVLNVGLIFGVLSLIGATLTLPGIAGIVLTIGMAVDANVLVFERIREELKTAKGPARAIELGYSRALSAIVDANLTTFLIAVILFVLGSGPVRGFSVTLGIGIITSVFTAIYVTRLIIVTWFDRARPKTIEV